In a genomic window of Fibrobacter sp.:
- a CDS encoding WYL domain-containing protein, with protein MASGYEKISIMKSKLKSKMTVPQLAAALGCGPRTIFRHLQVLAEENCGLRRFKEGGETYYCIQTDAEVSFNQGIVKQLERVKRTLSATEASDIKSSKLLDKVIEAMQTTNPEDFKPEAITTDPDFILDYGPFSDNKLQDTMVNKVLKAIHEGFKIKMHYKHSSTSEAPETKEVSPIKVIMRMDTLYLIAIEDDFEQTQIFKNFLFENIDSIQLTNVSFIKPAFDAKVHYKYTFGKYTGNGPVEDVSLEIKASSKWLQTQFEHAHFNPEITKRYDKNKNMVVDMKIRITPDFITWLMGVSSDVCILKPASLKASVKESLMKALAEIDG; from the coding sequence ATGGCTTCTGGATACGAAAAAATCAGCATCATGAAAAGTAAGCTGAAATCAAAGATGACTGTACCCCAGTTGGCAGCAGCACTGGGCTGTGGTCCTCGCACCATATTCCGTCATCTTCAGGTTTTGGCCGAAGAAAACTGCGGATTGCGTCGTTTCAAGGAAGGTGGTGAAACTTACTACTGCATCCAGACCGACGCAGAGGTGAGCTTCAATCAAGGTATTGTCAAGCAGCTTGAAAGGGTAAAACGCACCCTGTCTGCAACGGAAGCTTCTGACATCAAGAGCTCCAAACTTCTGGATAAGGTTATCGAAGCCATGCAGACCACCAATCCCGAGGATTTCAAACCCGAGGCCATTACGACGGACCCGGACTTTATTCTTGATTATGGTCCTTTCAGCGACAATAAGCTTCAGGACACCATGGTAAATAAGGTTTTGAAGGCTATTCACGAGGGCTTCAAGATCAAGATGCACTACAAGCATTCTTCAACAAGCGAAGCTCCCGAAACCAAGGAAGTTTCTCCCATCAAGGTCATTATGCGCATGGATACCCTGTACCTGATCGCCATCGAAGATGACTTTGAACAGACTCAGATTTTCAAGAACTTCCTGTTTGAAAACATTGACAGCATTCAGTTGACTAACGTGTCCTTTATAAAGCCTGCCTTTGACGCCAAGGTTCACTACAAGTACACCTTTGGAAAGTATACAGGCAACGGCCCTGTAGAAGATGTCTCCCTTGAAATCAAGGCTAGTTCAAAGTGGCTTCAGACCCAGTTCGAACATGCTCATTTCAATCCTGAAATTACAAAGCGCTACGACAAGAACAAGAACATGGTGGTTGACATGAAAATCCGAATAACTCCGGATTTTATCACCTGGCTCATGGGCGTTTCTTCTGACGTATGTATTCTTAAGCCTGCGTCTCTCAAGGCTTCCGTCAAGGAGTCCCTGATGAAGGCCTTGGCTGAAATTGATGGCTAG